The window CCATGTTGCGGTGCGTGAGCATGGCCCCTTTGGCAACCCCGGTGGTACCACCCGTATACTGCAGAAAAGCAATATCTTCCGCTTTGATGGCCGGTGCTTTGAAGTTTAATTTTTTACCTTCTGAAATTACCTCATTGAAGGAAACTGCTTTTGGCAGGTTGTAAGCTGGTACCATCTTTTTCACCCGCTTTACTACCAGATTCACAATCCAGCCCTTAATCCCACCTATCATATCGCCAAGGCCGGTGATCATCACGTGCTGAATGCTGGTTTCTGGCAATACTTTTTCCAGGTTGTGGGCAAACATATTCATGACCAACACTGCCTTTACGCCGGCATCGTTAAACTGGTGCTTCATTTCCCGGGGTGTATACAAAGGATTGGTATTTACTACCACAAGCCCCGCCCGCAGCGAACCGTAGAGTGCCACAGAATACTGTAAACAGTTGGGCATTTGTAAGGCAATACGATCGCCAGGCTGCAGCTTTAAGCTGTTTTGCAAATAAGCAGCAAAGGCCCCGGAAAGCTCATCCACCTCCCTGAATGTTATTTCTTTGCCCATACTGATGTAGGCTGTCTGGTGACCATACTGCTTAAAAGCATGCTCCAGCATTGCCGGCAAATGCGGAAACTGATCAGTTTTAATTGTGTGTGATACTTGCTTGGGGTATTGTTCAAACCAGGGGAAAGCGGCCATAATAAAGTAGAAGAGTTAAGCGGTTATGCTGTAAAAATACGTTTTCAATCGATTTAACCTAATTTAATCAAAAAATCTTTTGTGTCCATCGGTATCCTCATAAACATGATCTGCACAGAAAAAATAGCTTAAAAACAAAAAAGCCCGCCCCGATATCAGGACAGGCTTTTTAATGTTAACCATCTTTCTAGCTGTAAGGGAAGGAGTCGAACCTCCACGGAGCGGTTAGTCAAAAGTACCTTGGTACCAGTGTTTTATCCCTTTCCTCCACCCCCGAGACCGGAGGGCATGTCTGCCAGTTTCATCACCTTACAGTATGGTGTGCGAATCAAGGTTAACTGTGTTATTCGCTGATGTAAAACTATAAAATTTAAGGCAATTTGTAAAAATTAGTTAAAAATATTTCCTAATTATTACAAAGTTTTTATTTTTACATATCTTCTGTTATAAATGAATTAAAACACTTGCCGAGATATGTCAAAAAATTATGAGATTGATAGCATAGACCTGAAGATTTTGGCTCTGCTCTCTGAAGATGCAAAAATACCTTATACTGAAATAGCAAAAAAAGTATTTGTATCTGGCGGAACCGTGCATGTGCGCATGCGAAAGCTGGAAGAAATGGGCGTTGTGCAGGGTGCTACTCTTAAAATAGATTATGGTAAGCTGGGGTTCGACATTACTGCCTTCCTGGGTATATTCCTGCAAAAAAGCTCTTACTACGACGATGTAGCTGCCAAGCTGGAACAGATCCCCGAGGTAGTTAGCCTTAATTATACCACCGGTCCTTACAGCATGTTTGTGCGCATTTACTGCCGCGATACTAATCATTTGCGGCAGGTACTGCACGATAAGATTCAAACCATTGATGGTGTGGAAAGAACAGAAAGCATTATTTCACTGGAGGAAAGAGTACAGCGTACCATACAGCTCGACCAGCTGCTGCAATAGGATCAAAGGTTGCTTTGGCTATAAGGTTTTTTTATACTTCCATAAGTAATTAATACCCGCGCTTAAATCAAAAAACCTTAAATTTAAGTAACTGAATATCAATTTATTGATCCATTCCTACTAAATAAAAGGAGTTAGAGGAACATAAAATTGGGATTTCTGTTATACATTTGTAACTAATTTAGAATAATTCCAAACAACACCATTTATGGCAAAAGACACAGATATTCTGGAGTCGATCACCAGCTCGGAATACAAGTGGGGTTGGGAAACCAAGATAGAAAACGAATCAGCCCCCATGGGGTTGAGCGAGGATATTGTCCGCTATATTTCAGCTAAGAAAGAGGAACCGGAGTGGTTACTTGAGTGGCGCCTGAAGGCTTACCGCCATTGGCTTACCATGAAAGAACCCAAGTGGCCAAATGTTAAATATCCGGAAATCGATTTTAAGGATGTTATCTTTTTTTCTGCCCCAAAGAAAAAGGCTACTGCGAAAAGCCTGGATGAAATTGATCCTGAACTACTGGATACCTTTAAGCGGCTTGGCATTTCCCTGGAAGAGCAAAAGCGCCTTACCGGTGTAGCCGTAGATGCTGTAATAGACTCGGTATCGGTAGCGACGACCTTTAAGGCAAAGCTGGGCGAACTGGGCATTATTTTCATGAGCTTCAGCGAAGCGGTGAAAGAGCACCCGGAGCTGGTACGCAAGTACCTGGGTTCTGTAGTGCCGGCTAACGATAATTATTATGCCGCCCTTAACTCAGCAGTGTTTTCAGATGGCTCTTTCTGCTACATTCCTAAAGGCGTTCGCTGCCCCATGGAGCTTAGCACCTACTTCCGTATCAATGCTGCCAACACCGGCCAGTTTGAACGTACACTCATTGTGGCCGACGAAGGAAGCTATGTGAGCTACCTGGAAGGCTGTACCGCCCCACAGCGAGACGAGAACCAGCTGCATGCCGCGGTTGTAGAAATTTACGCTGCCAAAAGTGCAGAGGTAAAATACTCTACCGTACAGAACTGGTATCCCGGCGATAAGCAGGGCAAAGGCGGTATCTATAACTTTGTAACCAAGCGCGGCATCTGCGCCGGCGATTATGCAAAGATCAGCTGGACCCAGGTTGAGACTGGCTCTGCCGTTACCTGGAAATACCCCAGCTGTATCCTGAAAGGCGACCACTCGGTAGGTGAATTCTACTCCGTAGCGGTAACCAACAATTACCAGCAGGCCGATACCGGCACCAAAATGATCCACATCGGCAAGAATACCAAGAGCCGCATTGTAAGCAAGGGTATTTCTGCCGGTAAGAGCCAGAACAGCTACCGCGGTCTGGTGAAGATCATGAAACGAGCCGAAGGTGCGCGTAACTTCAGCCAGTGTGATTCGCTGCTGATGGGCGATAAGTGCGGTGCACACACTTTTCCATATATAGAAGTGGAAAACCCAACGGCTAAAGTAGAACACGAGGCTACCACCTCCAAGATTGGCGAAGACCAGATCTTCTACTGCAACCAGCGTGGTATAGAAACCGAAGATGCCGTAGCCCTGATCGTGAATGGCTATGCGAAAGAAGTATTGAATCAGCTACCCATGGAGTTTGCCGTGGAGGCACAAAAGCTGTTGGCACTTACGCTGGAAGGCAGCGTAGGTTAAACCATAAAAAGCCTTGCACGGAACCATGCATGCTACCAGTGTGCATGGTTCCTGTTTTTATATACCAGAGGCTTTTACAGTAAACAAAATAATGTATTCCTGCTTTTTCTTTTTTCAGTCGATCAGACTGAACTATACCTCAACCAAAGAATAAGCTGTTTTTAAACGCACATTCCTACAAATATCATGTTGCTCAACATAAACAACCTGCAGGCCAGCATCGATGGCAAGGAAATTCTGAAAGGCATTAACCTGGAGGTTAAAGCCGGCGAAGTACACGCCATCATGGGCCCCAACGGCAGTGGCAAAAGCACACTGGCCTCTGTACTGGCCGGCCGCGAAGAATTTGAAGTAATCAGTGGTTCCGTTAGCTTCAACGGTAAAGACCTGCTGGAGATGGCACCCGAAAAGCGTGCCCGCGAAGGTGTATTCCTGGCTTTCCAGTACCCGGTAGAAATTCCCGGCGTCAGCACCACCAACTTCCTGAAAACTGCTCTGAACCAGGTGCGCGGGCACCGTGGCCTGGAGCCGCTCGATGCCGTTTCTTTCCTGATGATCATGAAGGAAAAAATGAAACTGGTGGAAATGAGCCAGAGCCTGCTGAACCGCTCGCTGAACGAGGGTTTTTCAGGTGGCGAAAAGAAGCGTAACGAAATTTTTCAGATGGCCATGCTGGAGCCACAGCTGGCAATTCTTGACGAAACCGATTCTGGCCTCGATATTGACGCCCTGCGGATCGTAGCCAATGGCGTTAACAAGCTGCGTAGCAAAGACAATGCTGTGATCGTAGTAACCCACTACCAGCGCCTGCTCGATTACATCATACCCGACTTTGTGCACGTGCTCTACAAAGGCCGCATTGTAAAAACAGGTCCCAAAGAACTGGCCATGGAGCTGGAGGAAAAAGGCTACGACTGGATTAAAGCCGAAGTAGAAGCCGGAGCCTAAAGCTCCGGTAGATGCCAGAGCCTAAAGCTCCGGTACAAGCCATCGCTTAATCCTTTTTGTCAACCTGTTTGAATTTGTCATGAACCAGCAACCCGAAACCTTTACACAAAGCATACATAATAAACTCAGTGCTCCCGAAGGTGCTAACCAGTACCTGAACGAGGTGCGCAGGAGGGGTATCCAGGCCTTTGGCACCCTCGGACTGCCACACCCCAAACATGAGGAATATCGCTATACCCCCATTGTAAAAACACTGGAAAAAGAATTTGGCGAAGGGTTTACTGTGGCAAGCCCTGCCCTGTCTGCAGCCGATGCTAAAAGCTTTTTCTTTTCCGGACTCGAGGCCAACCGCCTGGTGTTCATCAACGGGCATTTCAGCCCGGAAGCCAGCAGTATTCTTAGCCCCGAAAGCGAAATCAAGATCCGCCCCCTTTCAGAAGTATCGGAAGATGTGATTGGCAAAGTGGCACAGCCAGAAAGAGATGCCTTCGTTGCCCTGAACAGTGCCTACTCACAGGAAGGTGCCTACATAGAAATTCCGGCTAAAGCAGTGGTAAGCCTGCCGGTGGTGCTGCATTTTATGTCAGACAGCCGCACGGGAAAAACCGCCGCCATGCCACGCAACTTTATCAGCATAGGCCGCCATGCGCAGGCCAGTGTGGTAGAGGTGTACAATTCTGTTGGCGAAGAAACCAGCTTCCTGAACGTGCTTACAGAAGTAGATGTGGCCGATGGTGCCCAGCTGGATTATTTTAAGGTGCAGACCGAAAGCGATTTTGCCCTGCAGGTAAATACCACAGAAGTACAACAGGCACCTAACAGCCGCTTCAGCAGCACTGTTATTACACTTGGCGGCCGCATTGTACGCAATAACCTAAACGTAGCCCAGAATGGCTCAGGCTGCCATACGGATATGTACGGACTTTACATGCTGCACGGCAAGCAACACGTAGACAACCATACCCTTATGGACCACCGCCAGCCCAATTGCACCAGCAATGAGCTGTACAAAGGCATTATGGACGATGGCTCTACCGGCGTGTTTAACGGCAAGATCTATGTGCAGCAGGCGGCGCAGAAAACCAATGCATTCCAGAGCAATAAAAACATATTGCTGACTCCAAATGCAACTATCTTTACAAAACCACAGTTGGAGATTTGGGCCGATGATGTAAAATGCTCGCATGGCGCCACCACCGGGCAGCTCGACGATGAACAGGTATTTTACCTGCGCTCCCGTGGTATCAGCGAGTCAACAGCCCGCTCACTGCTGCTCTATGCTTTTGCTGCCGACATCATCGAGCATATAAACATTGAGCCGCTTTGCCAGCACTTTTTAAGCCTGGTGAACAACAAGCTCGAAACCAGATTCTCATGAAAACAGAAGCCGCTACCATCACTATTTTTGATATAGAACAAATCAGGGCGCAGTTTCCGGTGCTGCATCAGCAGGTGAACAAACACCAGCTGGTGTACCTGGATAATGCTGCCACTACCCAAAAACCACAGGTAGTACTGGATGCGCTCAATGATTATTATACAGGCTTTAACAGCAACATTCACCGTGGTGTACACACCCTGGCCGAACGGGCAACCACTGCTTTCGAAGCTACCCGCAAAGCTGCCCAGCGGTTTGTAAATGCCGCGGAGCCTGAGGAGATCATCTTCACCAAAGGCTGTACGGACGGCATTAACCTGGTGGCCAGCAGCTTTGGCCGCAGCCATATCAAAGCCGGCGATGAGATCATCATCACCACCATGGAGCACCACAGCAACATTGTGCCCTGGCAAATGCTTTGCCAGGAAAGAGGTGCCAGCTTGCAGGTAGTACCTGTAACAGATGCCGGTGAAATGATCATGGAGGAGTTTGAAAAGCTGCTAAGTGAAAAAACCAGACTTGTATCTGTTGTACATGCCTCCAATGCACTGGGTACCATTAACCCGGTGAAAGAAATTATTGAGAAAGCCCATGCAGTGGGTGCTGTAGTACTGCTGGATGGTGCCCAGGCTGCCTCCCACCTGGAGGTAGATGTGCAGGCCCTCGATGCAGACTTTTATGTAATGTCGGGCCATAAGGTATACGGACCTACAGGTACCGGTATCCTCTATGGCAAACGCCGGCTGCTGGAAGCTATGCCTCCTTACCAGGGCGGTGGTGAAATGATCAAGGAAGTGACTTTCGAGGAAACTACCTATAACGATATTCCTTTTAAGTTTGAGGCAGGCACGCCCAACATCAGCGATATTGTAGCCTTTCGTTACGCACTGGAGTGGGTGGAAAAGGTAGGTAAAGCAAACATTGCAGCCCACGAGCAGGCTTTGCTGCAAAGAGCCAATGAGCTGCTGCAGGAAGTGCCTGGTCTTAGACTGGTAGGTACAGCCCGTGAAAAAGTAAGCGTGGCTTCTTTTATCCTGGAAGGAGTACATCCCTTTGATGTTGGCATGATGCTGGATGCCCGTGGCATTGCCATACGCACCGGCCACCACTGTACCCAGCCCTTGATGAAACGATTAAACATAGAAGGAACCGCTCGTGCCTCTTTTGCTGTTTATAATTCGCTGGAAGAGGTAAACCTGCTGGCCGAAGGCCTGCAGTATATTGCAAAACGGATGCGCTAAAAGCACGCATGTAATGCGTATAAAGCATGGAAAAACCACCTATTAATACTGTACAGAACGAGATTATTGAGGAATTCGGGTTATTCGAAGACGACCGTAACGGTAAGCTGGAATACCTGATCGACCTGGGTGAGAAACTTCCCCCGCTGGAGGAAAACCATAAAATGGAAGATAACCTCATCAAAGGCTGTCAGAGCAAAGTATGGCTGGTATCCGAGCGTGAGGATGATCGCCTGAAGTACAAAGCCGACAGCAATACCGCCATTACAAAAGGCCTGATTGCCCTCCTGATCAGGGTGCTTTCGGAACAAAAGATTGGTGATATTGCCAGGGCCGACCTGTACTTTATCAGAGACATTGGCATGAACACTTTTATAGGAAGCCAGCGCTCCAATGGCTTTGCCAATATGATCAATCAAATGAAACTGGAAGCCGCAATGGCTTACCGGGAAATGGAAAAAGAGTAAAGATTACTATGAGCGAGGAAACAAATAAAGCAGCAGAAGAAGTACAGCAACCCGAGGAAAACCTTCGGGATAAGGTACTGAATGCCATTAAATCGGTTTATGACCCGGAAATACCGGTCGACGTTTACGAGCTGGGCCTGATCTACGAGATCAATCTCTACCCTGTAAATAACGTTTATATCCTGATGACCCTCACCTCTCCTGCCTGCCCCAGTGCCGAGCAGATACCGGTAGAGGTAGAAGAGAAGGTTAAGGCAATTGAAGGTGTGAACGAAGTAACTGTTGAGCTTACCTTCGATCCTCCCTACAGCCAGGATATGATGTCGGAAGCTGCAAAGCTGGAGCTTGGGTTTTTATAATCAGATTTATAGCTTAAATAATTGGTGTTTAAACTTCAATTACTGACTTTTGCATTTGTATCATTAATGCAGGAGGCTACTCCTCATTATCACATTAAATAATTAGTCGCAGCGGCGAACCGTCGCATTAGCACATTAATCATATGTACCCAGAACATTTAGTTGCCCCTATGCGTACCGACCTGACTGGTGTTGGGTTTGAAGAACTGCGCAACCCTGAAGAAGTAGAAAACCTGCTTGAAAAAGAAGAAGGTACCACTTTGCTGGTCATTAACTCTGTATGTGGCTGCGCCGCCGGTGCTGCCCGTCCGGGTGTGAAGAAAGCCGTAGCCCTAAGCGCTAAAAAGCCCGACAACCTGGCTACCGTTTTTGCCGGCGTAGACAAAGAGGCCACTGCAAGAGCACGTGAATATACACTGCCTTACCCTCCTTCTTCGCCTGCTATTGCCCTGTTCAAAGATGGCGAGCTGGTGCATTTTATTGAGCGCCACCACATAGAAGGCCGCAATGCAGAAATGATTGCACAGCACCTGGTACAGGTATTCGAAGAATATTGCTAGTACCAAACTACTGGCTTAAGAAAAAAGGGTAAGCCAGCAGCTTACCCTTTTTTTATATATTCAAAAATGAAGAGGCAGATTCTAAGGAAGGTATCTTTTTATAGATCAACCTTCGTTCAGGAAGTAGTAATAGTGTCTGTTCACACTCATAAAGCGGGTGCTCTTGCGCAGCAGGTTTAAAAGCTGTTTGTTTTCCCTGAGGTCTTTGCTTGTAAAAGCACCACTTACCACAGGCTCATCCTGCTGGTCGTATATGTGGATGTACACTTTTTCCTGAAACACAAAATGTTCATCGATGGTAAAGTCTACCTCATCTATGGCAGACGGATCGCCACCAGATAGGCTTTTGAGTGTATCGGAATAATTAGGTTCACCGCTTGCCGAGGATATGTTTGGAACCAGGCACATCAGTGAAAAAGCGAGGGTTAAGATTTGAGCTTTCATAATAATGAAGGTTTAGGGTTTTCTTTGTTTGTTTTATTGTTCTGGTGTTGTAATCTTCTTGCTGTCTTTGTTATATAGATGCGCAAAGCACCCAAAAAATTACAGCCAACAGCCAAAATTTTTTAAAGTTGTGATAAGTGGTAACAGGGGAATATGATCGGTTTGAACAGGCATTTAATTTACTTAGCCCCGGAAAGCGATTAATTTATGGCAGTACTGAACTAAAATTTGGTTTATTTTGCTGTTGATACTGATATTAATTGGCTAATATTGTTTAGCTTTATTAACTATACATTAAACACATATCATGAAAGCGGCCATTATCCGCAAGGAACATTTCAATGCAGCGCATCGACTGTTTAACAGGGACTGGACAGATGAGAAAAACAGCCAGGTGTTTGGCAAGTGCAACAACCCGAATTACCACGGCCATAACTATGAGCTGCTGGTAAAACTGGTGGGCGAAGTAAATCCGGCAACCGGATATGTGTACGACATGAAAAAATTAAGCGACCTGATACAGGAGCACGTGATTAACAAGTTTGACCACCGCAATCTTAATTTGGATGTGCAGGAGTTCAGGGAGCTGAATCCTACTGCCGAAAATATTGCTGTGGTCATCTGGAAAATATTGCGCGATCAGATTGAGTCGCATTATGAGTTAAAGGTAACGCTCTATGAAACCGAAAGAAACATTGTTGAATACCCAGCCTGAAAAAGGCATGCACATACACGAAATGGGCGATGATCATGTAGCTTCTTC of the Flammeovirgaceae bacterium 311 genome contains:
- a CDS encoding fes assembly suf system protein (COG2151 Predicted metal-sulfur cluster biosynthetic enzyme), giving the protein MSEETNKAAEEVQQPEENLRDKVLNAIKSVYDPEIPVDVYELGLIYEINLYPVNNVYILMTLTSPACPSAEQIPVEVEEKVKAIEGVNEVTVELTFDPPYSQDMMSEAAKLELGFL
- a CDS encoding FeS assembly protein SufD (COG0719 ABC-type transport system involved in Fe-S cluster assembly, permease component), with product MNQQPETFTQSIHNKLSAPEGANQYLNEVRRRGIQAFGTLGLPHPKHEEYRYTPIVKTLEKEFGEGFTVASPALSAADAKSFFFSGLEANRLVFINGHFSPEASSILSPESEIKIRPLSEVSEDVIGKVAQPERDAFVALNSAYSQEGAYIEIPAKAVVSLPVVLHFMSDSRTGKTAAMPRNFISIGRHAQASVVEVYNSVGEETSFLNVLTEVDVADGAQLDYFKVQTESDFALQVNTTEVQQAPNSRFSSTVITLGGRIVRNNLNVAQNGSGCHTDMYGLYMLHGKQHVDNHTLMDHRQPNCTSNELYKGIMDDGSTGVFNGKIYVQQAAQKTNAFQSNKNILLTPNATIFTKPQLEIWADDVKCSHGATTGQLDDEQVFYLRSRGISESTARSLLLYAFAADIIEHINIEPLCQHFLSLVNNKLETRFS
- a CDS encoding cysteine desulfurase-like protein, SufS subfamily (COG0520 Selenocysteine lyase) codes for the protein MKTEAATITIFDIEQIRAQFPVLHQQVNKHQLVYLDNAATTQKPQVVLDALNDYYTGFNSNIHRGVHTLAERATTAFEATRKAAQRFVNAAEPEEIIFTKGCTDGINLVASSFGRSHIKAGDEIIITTMEHHSNIVPWQMLCQERGASLQVVPVTDAGEMIMEEFEKLLSEKTRLVSVVHASNALGTINPVKEIIEKAHAVGAVVLLDGAQAASHLEVDVQALDADFYVMSGHKVYGPTGTGILYGKRRLLEAMPPYQGGGEMIKEVTFEETTYNDIPFKFEAGTPNISDIVAFRYALEWVEKVGKANIAAHEQALLQRANELLQEVPGLRLVGTAREKVSVASFILEGVHPFDVGMMLDARGIAIRTGHHCTQPLMKRLNIEGTARASFAVYNSLEEVNLLAEGLQYIAKRMR
- a CDS encoding FeS assembly ATPase SufC (COG0396 ABC-type transport system involved in Fe-S cluster assembly, ATPase component) is translated as MLNINNLQASIDGKEILKGINLEVKAGEVHAIMGPNGSGKSTLASVLAGREEFEVISGSVSFNGKDLLEMAPEKRAREGVFLAFQYPVEIPGVSTTNFLKTALNQVRGHRGLEPLDAVSFLMIMKEKMKLVEMSQSLLNRSLNEGFSGGEKKRNEIFQMAMLEPQLAILDETDSGLDIDALRIVANGVNKLRSKDNAVIVVTHYQRLLDYIIPDFVHVLYKGRIVKTGPKELAMELEEKGYDWIKAEVEAGA
- a CDS encoding hypothetical protein (COG2166 SufE protein probably involved in Fe-S center assembly), which gives rise to MEKPPINTVQNEIIEEFGLFEDDRNGKLEYLIDLGEKLPPLEENHKMEDNLIKGCQSKVWLVSEREDDRLKYKADSNTAITKGLIALLIRVLSEQKIGDIARADLYFIRDIGMNTFIGSQRSNGFANMINQMKLEAAMAYREMEKE
- a CDS encoding 6-pyruvoyl-tetrahydropterin synthase (COG0720 6-pyruvoyl-tetrahydropterin synthase); amino-acid sequence: MKAAIIRKEHFNAAHRLFNRDWTDEKNSQVFGKCNNPNYHGHNYELLVKLVGEVNPATGYVYDMKKLSDLIQEHVINKFDHRNLNLDVQEFRELNPTAENIAVVIWKILRDQIESHYELKVTLYETERNIVEYPA
- a CDS encoding transcriptional regulator, AsnC family protein (COG1522 Transcriptional regulators), which codes for MSKNYEIDSIDLKILALLSEDAKIPYTEIAKKVFVSGGTVHVRMRKLEEMGVVQGATLKIDYGKLGFDITAFLGIFLQKSSYYDDVAAKLEQIPEVVSLNYTTGPYSMFVRIYCRDTNHLRQVLHDKIQTIDGVERTESIISLEERVQRTIQLDQLLQ
- a CDS encoding cysteine desulfurase activator complex subunit SufB (COG0719 ABC-type transport system involved in Fe-S cluster assembly, permease component), whose product is MAKDTDILESITSSEYKWGWETKIENESAPMGLSEDIVRYISAKKEEPEWLLEWRLKAYRHWLTMKEPKWPNVKYPEIDFKDVIFFSAPKKKATAKSLDEIDPELLDTFKRLGISLEEQKRLTGVAVDAVIDSVSVATTFKAKLGELGIIFMSFSEAVKEHPELVRKYLGSVVPANDNYYAALNSAVFSDGSFCYIPKGVRCPMELSTYFRINAANTGQFERTLIVADEGSYVSYLEGCTAPQRDENQLHAAVVEIYAAKSAEVKYSTVQNWYPGDKQGKGGIYNFVTKRGICAGDYAKISWTQVETGSAVTWKYPSCILKGDHSVGEFYSVAVTNNYQQADTGTKMIHIGKNTKSRIVSKGISAGKSQNSYRGLVKIMKRAEGARNFSQCDSLLMGDKCGAHTFPYIEVENPTAKVEHEATTSKIGEDQIFYCNQRGIETEDAVALIVNGYAKEVLNQLPMEFAVEAQKLLALTLEGSVG